One part of the Oncorhynchus clarkii lewisi isolate Uvic-CL-2024 chromosome 7, UVic_Ocla_1.0, whole genome shotgun sequence genome encodes these proteins:
- the LOC139414243 gene encoding LOW QUALITY PROTEIN: coiled-coil domain-containing protein 30 (The sequence of the model RefSeq protein was modified relative to this genomic sequence to represent the inferred CDS: deleted 1 base in 1 codon) produces MEDTEQSEEELEHVVLCLQEEGMAPGASVKEQLGFLWRLFQHSEGRLVAVTHDLDSLRARHSAEMAEVQRYLEHIRSLSEKRDALAQEYEQENEVLRAQLQRLTLQQDAQMNEVAEMLYQEGLAEVIPSSHSEQVAYLLVERASLLERPDDPQAPQVPDAQAGTPSASQQETQSQTQCTKESMDQGAPSRGQSPWKRLFGLRKAAQSKQALASVELRPGSGLGVEREWARLERDLEEASRRLAMAHREIRRLTDELESARMTQSAYEPELQGAQEEVEQLRQEVEKLKKCDVVELRKATELNDRLDQEIRVLRTRVRTMDAERKTLLETLEKMKHSDNAAKIHPEALQLNLAKGEGIAAPQMHTVCLQTELLLLDQVKTHERRLQQSETKDKLNDVRRQLQGLQEKYDELLNVTKKAEEYEDYEELKKQREEEEKVLELLMDKTEEVEEEYEELKTKKEEAERVYEELKIKMDEEKKEYEHLENMREELELKLDEALGRSKKQHSSQAVELQLKVCAELKQGQAMVSHLEQRALQQESRELREGLAQSSQKAQSCSRLQEELSAERAKIKDMEVEMQSLQQQLKSTEHQLNVERNRNTESGQQEEAARYTALRTQDNQLHRRMWEQREEELQDEGCSLREVEASLNCTNSELSLRFKGQQTQLDVLQSQTGTASQEIPADYVKLKECLEARQEDCEKLTEELMEVLTCLDLQKSKNAEKRSQHKAKMWRAKQIYLKETGCRDERIQSLERDLALALTSSAREKEMIVNMNEENGKLLAEKRDLLGKLNDVEEKTNKSVLAATTTQCSVDFLEKESKHLQDTIVEMSGLIPNGAALQHALKNLHKARSANVQESKKMSHFESILLTSSLLETRVLPGAFDMRSHLDNIYRCKASHTEEATSPRSSLTSPRSSLTSPHSTLTTQPVEMGYLNLTSSPGMWDSNLNLTPPLTRADHNL; encoded by the exons GAGGAGCTGGAGCATGTGGTCCTCTGTCTGCAGGAGGAGGGCATGGCCCCCGGGGCCTCAGTGAAGGAGCAGCTGGGTTTCCTATGGAGGCTGTTCCAGCACAGCGAGGGTCGCCTCGTCGCCGTGACCCATGACTTGGACAGCCTACGAGCACGCCACTCTGCCGAGATGGCCGAG GTGCAGAGGTACCTGGAGCACATCCGTAGCCTATCAGAGAAGAGGGACGCCCTGGCTCAGGAGTACGAGCAGGAGAATGAGGTCCTCAGGGCCCAGCTGCAACGCCTGACACTCCAGCAAG aTGCCCAGATGAATGAGGTGGCTGAGATGTTGTACCAGGAGGGCCTGGCAGAAGTGATTCCCAGCAGCCACAGTGAACAGGTGGCCTACCTGCTGGTGGAGAGGGCCTCCCTGCTGGAGAGACCTGATGACCCCCAGGCCCCGCAAGTCCCCGATGCCCAGGCAGGCACCCCCTCTGCCAGCCAGCAGGAGACACAGTCCCAGACTCAGTGCACCAAAGAGAGCATGGACCAG GGGGCACCCTCACGTGGCCAGAGCCCATGGAAGAGGCTCTTTGGACTCCGCAAGGCAGCTCAGAGCAAACAGGCTTTGGCCTCA gTTGAGCTCAGGCCGGGGTCAGGGCTCGGTGTGGAGCGTGAGTGGGCCCGTctagagagagacctggaggaggcATCACGCCGCTTGGCCATGGCCCACAGAGAGATCCGACGTCTGACCGATGAGCTAGAGTCAGCCCGCATGACCCAGAGTGCCTATG AGCCAGAGCTGCAGGGAGCCCAGGAGGAGGTAGAACAgctcagacaggaagtggaaaaGCTCAAGAAATGTG ACGTGGTGGAGTTGCGTAAGGCCACAGAGCTGAATGATCGTCTGGACCAGGAGATCAGAGTCCTCAGGACAAGGGTGCGCACCATGGACGCAGAGAGAAAGACCCTCCTAGAGACG CTGGAGAAAATGAAGCACTCTGACAACGCGGCTAAGATCCACCCAGAAGCACTGCAGCTTAACTTGGCTAAG GGAGAAGGGATAGCCGCCCCTCAGATGCACACCGTCTGTCTCCAGACAGAACTACTGCTCCTGGACCAGGTCAAGACCCATGAAAG ACGCCTCCAGCAGTCCGAGACCAAGGACAAGCTGAACGATGTGCGGCGTCAACTGCAGGGGCTGCAGGAGAAATACGATGAGCTGCTGAATGTTACGAAGAAGGCAGAGGAGTACGAGGACTACGAGGAGCTGAAGaagcagagagaagaggaggagaaggttcTGGAGCTGCTGATGGATAAGaccgaggaggtggaggaggagtatGAGGAACTGAAGACTAAAAAAGAGGAGGCGGAGAGGGTGTATGAGGAGCTGAAGATTAAGATGGACGAGGAGAAGAAGGAATATGAACATCTGGAGAATATGAGGGAGGAGCTGGAGTTGAAGCTGGATGAAGCTCTTGGCCGGAGCAAGAAGCAGCATAGTAGTCAGGCGGTGGAACTGCAGCTTAAG GTGTGTGCTGAGTTGAAGCAGGGCCAGGCTATGGTCAGCCATCTGGAGCAGAGGGCTCTGCAGCAGGAGAGTAGGGAGCTGAGGGAGGGGCTGGCCCAGAGCAGCCAGAAAGCCCAGAGTTGCAGCCGTCTGCAGGAGGAGCTGAGCGCTGAGAGGGCCAAGATCAAAGACATGGAGGTAGAG ATGCAGAGTCTGCAGCAGCAGCTGAAGAGCACAGAGCACCAGCTGAACGTGGAAAGAAACCGCAACACAGAGTCTGGCCAGCAAGAGGAGGCAGCAAGATACACGGCCCTTAGGACTCAGGACAACCAGCTCCACAG GAGGATgtgggagcagagggaggaggagctgCAGGATGAGGGGTGTTCCCTGCGAGAGGTGGAAGCCTCCCTGAACTGCACTAACTCAGAGCTGAGCCTCCGATTTAAAGGCCAGCAGACACAGCTAGATGTCCTACAGAGTCAGACAGGCACAGCCAGCCAGGAG ATTCCTGCCGATTATGTAAAGCTGAAGGAATGCCTGGAGGCCAGGCAGGAGGATTGTGAGAAACTAACAGAGGAGCTCATGGAAGTTCTCACGTGCCTGGATTTACAGAAAAG CAAGAACGCCGAGAAGCGATCTCAGCACAAAGCCAAAATGTGGCGAGCCAAACAGATTTATTTGAAGGAGACAGGATGTCGTGATGAGAGGATTCAAAGCCTTGAGAGAGACCTGGCTCTCGCCTTAACCTCATCAGCCAGG GAGAAAGAGATGATAGTGAACATGAATGAGGAAAATGGGAAACTGCTGGCAGAGAAGAGGGATCTGCTCGGAAAACTGAATGACGTGGAGGAGAAAACAAACAAGAGTGTGCTTGCTGCCACTACCACTCAATGCAG TGTGGATTTCCTGGAGAAGGAAAGCAAGCACTTACAGGACACCATAGTGGAGATGTCCGGTCTGATTCCTAACGGAGCAGCATTGCAGCACGCACTAAAGAATCTCCATAAAGCACGCAGCGCTAATGTACAG gaaTCGAAGAAAATGTCTCATTTTGAGAGCATACTGCTAACGTCTAGCCTTCTGGAAACCAG AGTTCTGCCTGGAGCATTTGACATGAGAAGCCATTTGGACAACATCTATAGGTGCAAGGCCAGTCACACAGAGGAAGCCACCTCTCCACGCTCTTCACTGACCTCTCCACGCTCTTCACTCACCTCTCCACACTCTACCCTGACCACACAGCCTGTGGAGATGGGCTATCTGAACCTGACCTCATCCCCAGGCATGTGGGACAGCAATCTGAACCTGACG CCCCCTCTGACCAGGGCTGACCACAACCTCTGA